A genomic window from Streptomyces sp. HUAS YS2 includes:
- a CDS encoding DUF4349 domain-containing protein, whose translation MRGTRTFAAALLVASLALAGCGANDDAGGSAADAKGLTAEKPADAGAEAARDGAPDAAPGGGGAEKPAGTENPAAVPTQHVIRTAELYVEVASAPKALAAARGVVARAGGHVASETTERVDDTHVTSRVVLRVPQERYDSVLGELAGGGKLISRKADAKDVTEQVVDVESRIATQRASVDRVRKLMDQATKLADVVTLESELSRRQADLESLLAQQASLKDRTTMATITLELSETERPTKAEDDTPGLLDALGGGWNALVTAATWLAIVLAALAPWLAVLAVLYAAWRWLVRPRLAKRSAAPEPASTRTATPAPTSTPAPTSASAPAPVPAPRPDGASAAPAPEED comes from the coding sequence ATGCGTGGAACACGGACCTTCGCGGCGGCGCTGCTCGTCGCGTCGCTGGCACTGGCGGGCTGCGGCGCGAACGACGACGCCGGCGGCTCGGCGGCGGACGCCAAGGGGCTGACGGCGGAGAAGCCGGCCGACGCGGGCGCGGAGGCCGCCAGAGACGGCGCCCCGGACGCGGCGCCCGGGGGCGGCGGCGCCGAGAAGCCGGCGGGCACCGAGAACCCGGCGGCCGTGCCCACGCAGCACGTCATCCGTACCGCCGAGCTGTACGTCGAGGTCGCGAGCGCGCCGAAGGCGCTGGCGGCGGCGCGCGGCGTCGTCGCCCGGGCGGGCGGGCACGTGGCGAGCGAGACGACCGAGCGGGTCGACGACACGCACGTGACCTCGCGGGTGGTGCTGCGCGTCCCGCAGGAGCGGTACGACTCCGTCCTCGGTGAGCTGGCCGGCGGCGGGAAGCTGATCTCCCGGAAGGCGGACGCCAAGGACGTCACCGAGCAGGTGGTGGACGTGGAGAGCCGGATCGCGACCCAGCGGGCCAGCGTGGACCGGGTCCGCAAGCTGATGGACCAGGCCACGAAGCTGGCCGACGTGGTCACCCTGGAGAGCGAGCTGAGCCGCCGCCAGGCGGACCTGGAGTCGCTGCTCGCCCAGCAGGCCTCGCTGAAGGACCGTACGACGATGGCGACGATCACCCTGGAGCTGTCCGAGACGGAGCGGCCGACGAAGGCCGAGGACGACACCCCGGGCCTGCTCGACGCCCTCGGCGGTGGCTGGAACGCACTGGTGACCGCGGCGACCTGGCTGGCGATCGTGCTCGCGGCGCTCGCCCCGTGGCTCGCCGTCCTCGCCGTGCTGTACGCGGCCTGGCGGTGGCTGGTCCGCCCGCGCCTGGCGAAGCGGTCTGCCGCCCCGGAGCCGGCGTCGACGCGTACGGCGACGCCCGCACCGACGTCGACGCCCGCACCGACGTCGGCGTCCGCACCGGCGCCCGTGCCCGCGCCGCGACCTGACGGAGCCTCCGCCGCGCCCGCCCCCGAGGAGGACTGA
- a CDS encoding DUF3000 domain-containing protein, which produces MAAAQGHSSDHSDDTGKAGGTGQEPVPPVFRKAVEGLRSARLRPEIEIDPTRPPQRLAPFAYALEAAVVSGEEDLADGRLVLLHDPSGHDAWQGNFRLVTLVRAELEPEMAADPLLPEVCWSWLTGALEARGLGYGEASGTVTQAGSHYFGGLAERRPASQIEIRASWTPREGLGGVPDTAAHLAAWCDLLCQVAGLPPSGQGAGENGTGTTAGAGVVSLPQRRGPQQA; this is translated from the coding sequence ATGGCTGCGGCTCAGGGACATTCTTCCGATCATTCCGACGACACCGGAAAGGCGGGCGGCACGGGGCAGGAACCCGTGCCGCCCGTCTTCCGGAAGGCGGTCGAAGGACTGCGTTCGGCGCGGCTGCGGCCGGAGATCGAGATCGATCCGACGCGCCCCCCGCAGCGGCTCGCACCGTTCGCGTACGCACTGGAGGCGGCGGTCGTCTCGGGCGAGGAGGATCTGGCGGACGGCCGCCTGGTCCTGCTGCACGACCCGTCCGGGCACGACGCCTGGCAGGGCAACTTCCGTCTGGTGACGCTGGTCCGGGCGGAGCTGGAGCCGGAGATGGCGGCGGACCCGCTGCTGCCGGAGGTCTGCTGGTCCTGGCTGACCGGGGCGCTGGAGGCGCGCGGTCTCGGGTACGGGGAGGCGAGCGGCACCGTCACGCAGGCGGGGTCGCACTACTTCGGCGGGCTGGCGGAGCGGCGGCCGGCCAGCCAGATCGAGATCCGGGCGTCGTGGACGCCGCGCGAGGGCCTCGGCGGGGTGCCGGACACGGCGGCGCACCTGGCCGCGTGGTGCGACCTGCTGTGCCAGGTCGCCGGGCTGCCACCGTCGGGGCAGGGCGCCGGGGAGAACGGAACGGGGACGACGGCGGGCGCGGGCGTGGTGTCGTTGCCGCAGCGGCGGGGACCGCAGCAGGCGTGA
- the hemE gene encoding uroporphyrinogen decarboxylase — protein MSANGSPSGQSKTYDSAFLKACRREPVPHTPVWFMRQAGRSLPEYLKVREGIPMLESCMRPELVTEITLQPVRRHKVDAAIYFSDIVVPLKAIGIDLDIKPGVGPVVADPIRRREDLARLRDLTPEDVSYVTEAIGMLTQELGGTPLIGFAGAPFTLASYLVEGGPSRNHEHTKALMYGDPQLWADLLDRLAEITSAFLKVQIEAGASAVQLFDSWVGALAPADYRRSVMPASTKVFDAVASYGVPRIHFGVGTGELLGLMGEAGADVVGVDWRVPLDEAARRVGPGKALQGNLDPAVLFSTPEAVEAKTDEVLAAASGLEGHIFNLGHGVLPTTDPDALTRLVEYVHTKTAV, from the coding sequence GTGAGTGCCAACGGAAGCCCCTCGGGCCAGTCGAAGACGTACGATTCCGCCTTCCTGAAGGCGTGCCGCCGTGAGCCCGTGCCGCACACGCCGGTCTGGTTCATGCGGCAGGCCGGGCGGTCGCTGCCCGAGTACCTGAAGGTCCGCGAGGGCATCCCCATGCTCGAGTCGTGCATGCGGCCCGAGCTGGTCACCGAGATCACGCTGCAGCCCGTGCGCCGCCACAAGGTGGACGCCGCGATCTACTTCAGCGACATCGTGGTGCCGCTCAAGGCCATCGGCATCGACCTCGACATCAAGCCCGGCGTCGGCCCGGTCGTCGCCGACCCGATCCGCCGCCGCGAGGACCTGGCCCGGCTGCGCGACCTGACCCCCGAGGACGTCTCGTACGTCACCGAGGCCATCGGCATGCTGACGCAGGAGCTGGGCGGCACTCCGCTGATCGGCTTCGCGGGCGCGCCTTTCACCCTCGCGAGCTACCTCGTCGAGGGCGGTCCGTCCCGCAACCACGAGCACACCAAGGCGCTCATGTACGGCGACCCGCAGTTGTGGGCCGACCTGCTCGACCGCCTCGCCGAGATCACCTCGGCCTTCCTCAAGGTGCAGATCGAGGCCGGCGCGTCCGCCGTGCAGCTCTTCGACTCGTGGGTGGGCGCGCTCGCCCCGGCCGACTACCGCCGCTCGGTGATGCCCGCCTCGACGAAGGTGTTCGACGCGGTCGCCTCGTACGGCGTGCCGCGCATCCACTTCGGCGTCGGCACCGGCGAGCTGCTCGGCCTCATGGGCGAGGCGGGCGCGGACGTCGTGGGCGTCGACTGGCGGGTGCCGCTGGACGAGGCCGCCCGCCGCGTCGGCCCGGGCAAGGCTCTCCAGGGCAACCTGGACCCCGCGGTGCTGTTCTCCACGCCGGAGGCCGTGGAGGCCAAGACGGACGAGGTCCTGGCCGCCGCGAGCGGCCTCGAGGGGCACATCTTCAACCTCGGCCACGGGGTGCTGCCGACGACCGACCCGGACGCGCTGACCCGCCTGGTGGAGTACGTCCACACCAAGACGGCCGTCTGA
- a CDS encoding FAD-dependent oxidoreductase produces the protein MRERLVVIGGDAAGMSAASQARRLKGPEELEIVAFERGHFSSYSACGIPYWVGGDVAARDELIARSPREHRARDIDLRMRTEVTELDVPGQRVRTRDLESGAESWTGFDKLVIGTGAQPVRPPLPGIDAPGVHGVQTLDDGQALLDSLTALETDGATGVPPAGARPGARGRAVVVGAGYIGVEMAEALLNRGYEVTVLNRGPQPMATLDPDMGRLVHEAMDGLGITTVGDAEVTAIRTGSDGRVRAVATADAEYPADVVVLGIGVRPETTLARAAGLPLGGHGGLLTDLAMRVRGHGNIWAGGDCVEVLDLVSGRERYIPLGTHANKHGQVIGSNVGGGYATFPGVVGTAVSKVCALEIARTGLREKDAREVGLRYVSVTIESTSRAGYYPGAAPMTVKMLAERRTGRLLGVQIVGREGAAKRVDIAAVALTAGMTVEAMTALDLGYAPPFSPVWDPVLIAARKAVAAVRAAE, from the coding sequence ATGAGGGAGCGACTGGTCGTCATCGGCGGCGACGCGGCGGGCATGTCCGCCGCGTCGCAGGCCCGCAGGCTCAAGGGCCCCGAGGAGCTGGAAATCGTCGCCTTCGAGCGCGGCCACTTCTCCTCGTACTCGGCCTGCGGCATCCCGTACTGGGTCGGCGGCGACGTCGCCGCGCGCGACGAGTTGATCGCGCGCTCGCCGCGGGAGCACCGTGCCCGGGACATCGATCTGCGCATGCGGACCGAGGTGACCGAGCTGGACGTGCCGGGGCAACGGGTGCGCACCCGCGACCTGGAGAGCGGCGCCGAGTCCTGGACCGGCTTCGACAAGCTGGTGATCGGGACCGGGGCGCAGCCGGTGCGGCCGCCGCTGCCGGGGATCGACGCCCCTGGCGTGCACGGGGTGCAGACCCTGGACGACGGCCAGGCTCTGCTCGACTCGCTGACGGCGCTGGAGACCGACGGCGCCACGGGGGTCCCCCCTGCCGGGGCGCGTCCGGGAGCTCGGGGGAGGGCGGTCGTGGTCGGCGCGGGGTACATCGGCGTGGAGATGGCCGAGGCGCTGCTGAACCGCGGCTACGAGGTGACGGTGCTCAACCGGGGCCCGCAGCCGATGGCCACCCTGGACCCGGACATGGGCCGGCTGGTGCACGAGGCGATGGACGGTCTGGGCATCACGACGGTCGGCGACGCCGAGGTCACCGCGATCCGGACGGGCTCGGACGGCCGGGTGCGGGCGGTGGCGACGGCGGACGCCGAGTACCCGGCGGACGTGGTCGTCCTCGGCATCGGCGTGCGGCCGGAGACGACGCTGGCGCGGGCGGCGGGGCTGCCGCTCGGCGGGCACGGCGGGCTGCTGACCGACCTGGCGATGCGGGTGCGGGGCCACGGGAACATCTGGGCGGGCGGCGACTGTGTGGAGGTGCTCGATCTGGTGTCGGGCCGCGAGCGGTACATCCCGCTGGGCACGCACGCCAACAAGCACGGCCAGGTCATCGGCTCGAACGTGGGCGGCGGGTACGCGACCTTCCCGGGCGTGGTGGGCACGGCGGTGAGCAAGGTGTGCGCGCTGGAGATCGCCCGGACGGGCCTGCGCGAGAAGGACGCCCGCGAGGTGGGGCTGCGGTACGTCTCGGTGACGATCGAGTCGACGAGCCGGGCCGGCTACTACCCGGGGGCGGCCCCGATGACGGTGAAGATGCTGGCGGAGCGGCGTACGGGACGGCTGCTCGGCGTGCAGATCGTGGGCCGGGAGGGCGCGGCGAAGCGGGTGGACATCGCGGCGGTGGCGCTGACCGCGGGGATGACGGTGGAGGCGATGACGGCACTGGACCTGGGGTACGCGCCGCCGTTCTCGCCGGTCTGGGACCCGGTCCTGATCGCGGCGCGCAAGGCGGTGGCCGCCGTTCGGGCGGCAGAGTGA
- the hemG gene encoding protoporphyrinogen oxidase, which produces MNADTGAGTPAAPDGRHVVVVGGGIAGLAAAHRLAGAGVRVTLLEATDRVGGKLHAGEIAGAPVDLGAESLLARRPEAVALARAVGLGERMLAPATTTASVWSRGELRPMPKGHVMGVPGDAGALAGLLSEEGLRRVDQDRELPPAELGEDVAIGAYVADRMGREVVDRLVEPLLGGVYAGDAYKISMRAAVPKLFEEARAHGTLGEAVRAVQRAGAATPSDAAGAATGLGGSAFLGIRGGIGVLPAAVADAIRAAGGEILTHAPVTELRRVPAGPDGTAGPGTCWRVVTGDRVLHADGVVLATPAWSAAELLAAESPAASAELGQVEYASMALVTLAFRRADLSGLPGSGFLVPPVDGRTIKASTFSTQKWSWVADAAPDLFVLRTSVGRHGEEAQLDRDDAELVAASLTDLGAAVGLTARPAATTVTRWIDGLPQYPVGHLTRVERIRDAVAKLPGLRIAGAVYDGVGVPACVASAHRAADEIIATSKTTDPGAGHCP; this is translated from the coding sequence ATGAACGCGGACACAGGAGCGGGTACCCCGGCGGCGCCGGACGGGCGGCATGTCGTCGTCGTGGGCGGTGGCATCGCCGGGCTCGCCGCCGCGCACCGGCTCGCCGGCGCCGGGGTGCGGGTGACCCTCCTGGAGGCGACCGACCGGGTCGGCGGCAAGCTGCACGCCGGGGAGATCGCCGGGGCGCCCGTCGACCTCGGGGCCGAGTCGCTGCTCGCCCGCCGGCCCGAGGCCGTCGCGCTGGCCCGTGCCGTCGGCCTCGGCGAGCGGATGCTCGCGCCCGCCACCACCACCGCGTCGGTGTGGAGCCGGGGCGAACTGCGCCCCATGCCCAAGGGCCACGTCATGGGCGTGCCCGGCGACGCGGGCGCGCTGGCCGGACTGCTCTCCGAGGAGGGGCTGCGCCGGGTCGACCAGGACCGCGAACTGCCCCCGGCGGAACTCGGCGAGGACGTCGCCATCGGCGCGTACGTCGCCGACCGGATGGGCCGCGAGGTCGTCGACCGGCTCGTCGAACCGCTCCTCGGCGGGGTGTACGCGGGCGATGCGTACAAGATCTCGATGCGGGCCGCCGTGCCCAAGCTCTTCGAGGAGGCCCGCGCCCACGGCACCCTCGGCGAGGCCGTCCGCGCCGTCCAGCGGGCCGGCGCCGCGACCCCGTCCGACGCCGCCGGCGCGGCCACCGGCCTCGGCGGCTCCGCCTTCCTCGGCATCCGGGGCGGCATCGGCGTCCTGCCCGCAGCGGTCGCCGACGCGATCCGGGCCGCCGGCGGCGAGATCCTCACCCACGCCCCGGTCACCGAACTGCGCCGCGTCCCGGCGGGTCCGGACGGGACGGCCGGCCCCGGCACCTGCTGGCGCGTCGTCACCGGCGACCGGGTGCTGCACGCCGACGGCGTCGTCCTCGCCACCCCCGCCTGGTCCGCAGCCGAGCTGCTGGCCGCCGAGTCGCCCGCCGCCTCCGCCGAACTCGGCCAGGTCGAGTACGCCTCGATGGCCCTGGTCACCCTCGCCTTCCGGCGCGCCGACCTCAGCGGCCTGCCCGGCTCCGGCTTCCTCGTCCCGCCCGTCGACGGACGCACGATCAAGGCCTCGACCTTCTCCACCCAGAAGTGGAGCTGGGTGGCCGACGCCGCCCCGGACCTCTTCGTGCTGCGCACCTCCGTCGGCCGGCACGGCGAGGAGGCGCAGCTCGACCGCGACGACGCCGAGCTCGTCGCCGCGTCCCTGACCGACCTGGGCGCCGCCGTCGGCCTCACGGCCCGCCCCGCCGCCACCACCGTCACCCGCTGGATCGACGGCCTGCCGCAGTACCCGGTCGGCCACCTCACCCGCGTCGAACGCATCCGCGACGCCGTCGCCAAGCTCCCCGGGCTGCGGATCGCGGGCGCGGTGTACGACGGCGTCGGCGTCCCGGCCTGCGTCGCCTCGGCCCACCGGGCCGCGGACGAGATCATCGCCACGTCGAAAACCACCGACCCTGGTGCCGGGCACTGTCCGTGA